TATATATCCTTCTCGTTTATCTCATATCCCATATCTTTAAGCAAAAGTACAGTTTGTATTGCAGAAGAGGCATTTTCCGCTTGATGGTAACCAGTCATTGGAATAACAAGTTCTTTAAAATGCTTTTGAAAGACCTGCGAGTAAAAATCAAAAACAACACCTTTATCACTTTCCTTTACATCAGAAATAAAATAATCTTTTCCATATTCAAAACACTGTATTTTATTTTTTAAAGCCTCGCTTACAATAATTTCAGAAACTACTTTTTCCTGTCTTCCAATAACCAGAGGGACCCCTTTTTTAATAATACCTGATTTTTCCATGGCAATCTCTTCGAGCGAATTTCCTAAAAACTTTTGGTGATCAAAGCTTATCTCGGTTATAATAGAAACAAGCGGACTTTTAATAATATTTGTAGCGTCAAGTCTTCCCCCCATTCCTACCTCATATAAAGCCAAATCAACTTTCTTTCCTAAAAAATAAATAAAAGATGCAATTGTGAAAGTCTCAAATGTAGAAGGCATATCTTCTACAGAAATTATCTTGTAGATCTTTCTCAAGTCATCTAAAATAAGGGAAAACTCATGAGGCACTATGAGATGCCCATTCACAGAAATCCTTTCTCCGGTATTAATTAAAGATGGCGATGTAAATGCTCCTACTTCCAATTTTTCTCTCAGAATAAATGAAAGAAAAGAGAGAGTAGACCCCTTACCTTTCGTGCCTGCAATATGAACAGTTTTTAGTAAATCTTGAGGATTACCTATTCTCTCAAGAACGTTTCTCATTCTATCAAAACCAAATCGTAACCATATTTTTTTATTTCTGTTTAAACAATATGTATAATCCAAAGAACGTGAATAAGAAAACATTTATGTCTCTAAATCTTTAAGGTGCTCTAGTATCAAAACATACTCCTTTCCTGCTTCTTTCAACCTATCCCTGTCCTTTTTTATCACTTCTGGTGGTGCTTTCTTAAGATAAGATTCATTGTACAATCTTCCTGTAATTCTTTTCCTCTCGATTACTAAAGATTCAATCTTTCCGTTAAGGCGTTTCTTTTCCTTCTCAACATCAATCTCAGTAGCAATATGCAAATAAAATATTGCTCCAGATACAATACTTTTTACAGTTCGAGATGGCCTGGAGTTTGTAAATTCAATATCGCTTAAAAAAGCAATCTGCTTAATTTTTGTTTTTTCTTGTAAAAGAAGTTCCTTTTGTTCATCATCCTCTGTCCTAAAGGAGACTTTAATCAGGCGGGTAGTTGGAATATCGAATTCTGCCTTCAAATTTCTAATGCTTCTTACAGCAGAAAAGATGAACTCTACCTTTTCCTCTGACTCCTTATAAATTTTTTCCTCGTCATAATCAGGAAAATCTGCCACAATAAGAGCTTTTTCTCTACGTGCAAGATAAGAGAATATTTCTTCTGTAACAAACGGAATAAAAGGATGGAGCATTTTTAAAATCTTATTCAATGCATCCCACAAAAGGAACTGTGCTTCTTCTTTCCTTACCTTATCATCCCCATAAAGACGAACCTTAGAAATCTCTATATACCAATCACAAAATTCTTTCCAGACAAAATCATATAATTCTCTAGAGGCCTCACCTAACTCGTACCGAGAAAGAAATTCTGCTTGTCGTTTAAGAACACGGTTCAATTTACTTTGCAGCCATATATCCTCAAGTTCCAAATGAACACTCTTACTATCAAACTTAAGCGGGTCAAATTCTTTTAAATTCATGGCAACAAATCTAGACGCATTCCATACTTTGTTTACAAAATTTCTACTTGCAGTAAGCTTTTCATCAGAAAGATTTATATCTTGTCCCCCTGCTGTGCTAAGATAAGCCATTGCGAAACGCAACGCATCTGTACCATATTTATTAATTATATCTATGGGATCTATGTTATTTTTTAAAGATTTGCTCATTTTTCTACCTTTTTCATCTCTTACTAAACCGTGAAGCAAAACAGTATCAAAAGGCTTATTTTTCATAAATATTAAACCACTCGCAATCATTCTTGCCGCCCAGAAAAAAAGGATATCATATCCAGTAACAAGCAACGTGGTCGGGTAATAATAACTTAAGTCACTAGTTTTCTCCGGCCAACCCAGTGTCGCAAAAGGCCACAAGGCAGAAGAAAACCATGTATCCAATACGTCTTCGTCTTGAACAATATTAGTACTCCCACACTTTATACATTTTTTTACTTCTTCTCTGGATACAATTACCTCACCACAATCCTTGCAATAATACGCAGGAATTCGATGACCCCACCAAAGTTGTCGGCTTATACACCAATCTCTTATATTATTCAACCAATCATAATAAACTTTTTCCCACTTCACTGGAGTAATTTTTATGTCTCCATTTTTCACTGCCTGCAATGCTTTATCTGCAGATGTTTTCATTTCAATAAACCATTGCTTTGAAAGAAGCGGCTCTACAACAGTATTGCAACGTTGGCAATGTCCCACGGAGTTTTCATAATCTTCTTCTTTTACAAGGTAGCCAATCTCTTTCAAGTCTTCTACCAGGACATTTCTACACTCCATCACTGTAAGATCTAAATATTTATCAGGTACATTAAACATCTTCCCTTCTCCGTTTATAACATTAACAAATAGGAGATTGTGTCTTTTAGCGATTTCAAAATCATCAGTAGAATGAGAAGGAGTAACTTTTACAGCACCTGTACCAAATTCTTTGTTTACCCCTTTATCGCTTACAATGGGGATCTCTCTCCCAACTAAAGGAAGTATAACTGCTTTGCCAACAAGTTTTTTATATCTATCATCACCGGGAGACACAGCAATTGCAGTATCTCCTAACATCGTCTCCGGTCGTGTTGTAGCAATAACAATTCCACTATTAGCATTCCCTTTAAACGGATATTTGATATAATATAATTTACTTTTTGAAGTTTCATACTCGACCTCAATGTCAGAGAGTGCCGTATGACAGTGAGGACACCAATTTATAATTCTCTCTCCTCTATAAAGTAGGCCCTTTTCGTAATACCAGACAAATGCCTCTTTAACTGCTTCTTTATACCTGTCGTCCAGCGTAAAACGCAGTCTGCTCCAATCTGCAGAAACTCCTAATC
This genomic interval from Caldisericota bacterium contains the following:
- a CDS encoding Mur ligase family protein, producing the protein MFSYSRSLDYTYCLNRNKKIWLRFGFDRMRNVLERIGNPQDLLKTVHIAGTKGKGSTLSFLSFILREKLEVGAFTSPSLINTGERISVNGHLIVPHEFSLILDDLRKIYKIISVEDMPSTFETFTIASFIYFLGKKVDLALYEVGMGGRLDATNIIKSPLVSIITEISFDHQKFLGNSLEEIAMEKSGIIKKGVPLVIGRQEKVVSEIIVSEALKNKIQCFEYGKDYFISDVKESDKGVVFDFYSQVFQKHFKELVIPMTGYHQAENASSAIQTVLLLKDMGYEINEKDIYDGLAKSFWPGRLEIVSEKPFVILDGAHNRASSEALTRSLKNNFSERIVFLFSMLKDKNIEDTLSVL
- a CDS encoding valine--tRNA ligase; translation: MIDMEKAYAPGKVEERIYKFWEENKFFHSAPNPDKTPFVVMMPPPNITGKLHTGHALNFTIQDIFVRFNRMNGRETLWLPGMDHAGIATQAVVERELLAKGIKKSDLGRDKFVVEVWKWKEKYGGTILAQLKRLGVSADWSRLRFTLDDRYKEAVKEAFVWYYEKGLLYRGERIINWCPHCHTALSDIEVEYETSKSKLYYIKYPFKGNANSGIVIATTRPETMLGDTAIAVSPGDDRYKKLVGKAVILPLVGREIPIVSDKGVNKEFGTGAVKVTPSHSTDDFEIAKRHNLLFVNVINGEGKMFNVPDKYLDLTVMECRNVLVEDLKEIGYLVKEEDYENSVGHCQRCNTVVEPLLSKQWFIEMKTSADKALQAVKNGDIKITPVKWEKVYYDWLNNIRDWCISRQLWWGHRIPAYYCKDCGEVIVSREEVKKCIKCGSTNIVQDEDVLDTWFSSALWPFATLGWPEKTSDLSYYYPTTLLVTGYDILFFWAARMIASGLIFMKNKPFDTVLLHGLVRDEKGRKMSKSLKNNIDPIDIINKYGTDALRFAMAYLSTAGGQDINLSDEKLTASRNFVNKVWNASRFVAMNLKEFDPLKFDSKSVHLELEDIWLQSKLNRVLKRQAEFLSRYELGEASRELYDFVWKEFCDWYIEISKVRLYGDDKVRKEEAQFLLWDALNKILKMLHPFIPFVTEEIFSYLARREKALIVADFPDYDEEKIYKESEEKVEFIFSAVRSIRNLKAEFDIPTTRLIKVSFRTEDDEQKELLLQEKTKIKQIAFLSDIEFTNSRPSRTVKSIVSGAIFYLHIATEIDVEKEKKRLNGKIESLVIERKRITGRLYNESYLKKAPPEVIKKDRDRLKEAGKEYVLILEHLKDLET